Proteins encoded in a region of the Flammeovirga yaeyamensis genome:
- a CDS encoding DUF6985 domain-containing protein: MEKYWKHSNWGKFKYEEETLIGEIPLPEFNIFNLENLAPENGKYELTLQVEPKKFSPKISHIQIIENLIKNQKEIVSKIPTALWNDFNGIGPDSGMWWNGDIEEVLEGMEEKELSKESDINSLLSLSGIWIHEEFTNFETPLIELAFHASFEEEHGVGILTDSNTIIGAGYIMDVSPYENA, translated from the coding sequence ATGGAAAAATATTGGAAACATAGTAATTGGGGGAAATTCAAATATGAAGAGGAAACATTAATAGGAGAAATACCTCTTCCAGAGTTTAATATTTTCAATCTTGAGAATTTAGCCCCAGAAAATGGGAAATACGAACTAACCCTGCAAGTTGAACCCAAGAAGTTTTCTCCTAAAATTAGTCATATTCAAATTATTGAAAACCTTATCAAGAACCAAAAAGAAATAGTCTCAAAAATACCTACTGCACTCTGGAATGATTTTAATGGTATAGGTCCTGATTCAGGAATGTGGTGGAACGGAGACATAGAAGAAGTTTTGGAAGGTATGGAAGAAAAAGAGCTAAGTAAAGAAAGTGATATTAATTCTCTTTTATCTTTATCAGGAATATGGATACATGAAGAGTTTACTAATTTTGAGACTCCTCTTATTGAACTGGCTTTTCATGCTTCTTTTGAAGAAGAACACGGTGTAGGTATTCTTACTGACTCCAATACAATAATTGGAGCTGGCTATATAATGGATGTAAGCCCCTATGAAAATGCCTAA
- a CDS encoding tyrosine-type recombinase/integrase: MFDQVYQNMTLSGKSSSTFKNYIRTIASISLYFKKIPLELSDDQINDYLLLLKEKQNTSYTIFKHYVYALRYVFRLSDRDDRAIQLPSLKTNATIPDILSVEECKIIFKTPKHLKHRVLFALTYSAGLRIREVARLKVSDIDFDRMTIYIRDTKYSKNRIVPLSKTMKVGLEKYLKHIRPKLWLFEGYDTNKHMATNSIGSLFRETLKKTNIKKRVTIHTLRHTYATHCIEMGMDPFTLKELLGHEALQTTMLYLNLATVKKSNSFSPFDKIYATKN; the protein is encoded by the coding sequence ATGTTTGATCAAGTGTATCAAAACATGACACTCAGTGGAAAATCTTCTTCTACTTTTAAAAACTACATCCGTACTATCGCTAGTATCTCATTGTACTTTAAAAAGATTCCACTTGAACTTTCCGACGATCAAATTAATGATTATCTGCTACTTCTCAAAGAAAAACAAAACACTTCTTACACCATCTTCAAGCATTATGTCTATGCCTTGAGGTATGTCTTCAGATTAAGTGATAGAGACGATCGAGCCATACAATTACCTTCATTGAAAACAAATGCTACCATACCTGATATTCTATCTGTGGAAGAATGTAAAATCATATTTAAAACACCCAAACACTTAAAACACCGTGTGTTATTTGCTTTAACCTATTCGGCTGGACTCAGAATTAGAGAAGTCGCTCGACTTAAAGTATCTGATATTGATTTTGATCGTATGACAATTTACATACGCGACACAAAATACAGTAAGAATAGAATTGTTCCACTCTCCAAAACTATGAAAGTTGGATTGGAAAAATATCTAAAACATATAAGGCCGAAATTATGGCTATTTGAAGGATATGACACAAATAAACACATGGCTACAAATTCCATCGGATCATTATTTAGAGAAACATTAAAGAAAACGAACATCAAGAAGAGAGTTACAATTCATACTTTAAGACATACCTATGCTACTCATTGTATTGAAATGGGAATGGATCCTTTTACTTTAAAAGAGCTGTTGGGACACGAAGCTCTACAAACAACCATGCTTTACCTCAATCTCGCCACAGTTAAAAAATCCAATTCATTTTCTCCATTCGATAAGATCTATGCAACCAAAAATTGA
- a CDS encoding DUF6434 domain-containing protein, producing MDKRPILNKDISINDFQEFYWLKEELVEFCRSEGLLTTGGKIEISGRIEKYIKTGEKHLKSSPNKVKVESKFDWNNEKLTLETKITDNYKNTENVREFFKNEIGSQFKFNVRFMNWMKSNTGKTLADSISEWKKIKTVSMSNQKAKEIAPQFEYNKYLRDFLADNPTLNRDLGIKLWKLKKTMRGSNKYEREDLEFLK from the coding sequence ATGGACAAAAGACCAATTCTTAATAAAGATATCTCGATAAATGATTTTCAAGAGTTTTATTGGCTAAAAGAGGAGTTGGTAGAGTTTTGTAGAAGTGAAGGGCTATTGACAACAGGAGGGAAAATAGAGATAAGTGGAAGAATTGAGAAGTATATAAAAACGGGAGAAAAGCACTTAAAGTCATCTCCAAATAAGGTTAAGGTTGAATCCAAATTTGATTGGAATAATGAAAAATTAACTCTTGAAACGAAGATTACTGACAATTATAAAAACACTGAAAACGTCCGAGAATTTTTCAAAAATGAAATTGGGAGTCAATTTAAGTTCAATGTTCGATTTATGAATTGGATGAAGTCAAATACAGGTAAGACACTTGCAGACTCAATTTCAGAATGGAAGAAAATAAAAACTGTAAGTATGTCGAATCAAAAAGCTAAAGAGATAGCTCCACAATTTGAATACAATAAATATTTAAGAGATTTTTTAGCAGATAATCCAACGTTAAATAGAGACTTAGGGATAAAGTTGTGGAAGCTTAAAAAGACAATGAGAGGAAGTAATAAATATGAACGAGAAGATCTAGAATTTTTAAAATAA
- a CDS encoding SH3 domain-containing C40 family peptidase has protein sequence MKQFIVKAKALNIRKMPTVNSDSIGYLSMGDVIDVHKFSGDGKWVGFIRVTGNEKQKGWASLKFLYSLENDNLIRPDDFPWTELAIREMGTREYYGNADNPRIVQYLMSTENINYHARSNDETAWCSAFVNWCMETCGFEGTNTAWARHWLNWGEPISHPVRGCVTVFKRGSGGHVGFFIKETETSIFVLGGNQDDEVNIKEYNKDRLLGYRLIKIPG, from the coding sequence ATGAAACAATTTATTGTAAAAGCAAAAGCGTTAAATATTCGGAAAATGCCAACTGTTAATTCAGACTCAATCGGATATTTATCTATGGGCGATGTAATTGATGTCCATAAATTTTCTGGTGATGGAAAATGGGTGGGATTTATAAGAGTTACAGGAAATGAGAAACAGAAAGGATGGGCTTCATTGAAATTTTTATATTCATTAGAAAATGATAATTTAATTAGACCAGATGATTTTCCTTGGACAGAATTAGCAATTAGGGAAATGGGGACACGTGAGTATTACGGCAATGCCGATAATCCCCGAATTGTTCAATACCTAATGAGTACAGAAAATATCAATTATCATGCAAGGTCTAATGATGAAACAGCGTGGTGTTCTGCATTTGTAAATTGGTGTATGGAAACATGTGGTTTTGAAGGTACTAATACTGCATGGGCTAGACATTGGTTAAATTGGGGGGAACCTATATCACATCCAGTACGTGGGTGTGTTACTGTATTTAAAAGAGGCTCTGGAGGTCATGTTGGATTCTTTATTAAAGAAACAGAAACTTCGATTTTTGTACTAGGTGGAAATCAAGATGATGAAGTAAATATTAAAGAATATAATAAAGACAGATTACTAGGTTATAGGTTAATTAAAATACCTGGATAA
- a CDS encoding coiled-coil domain-containing protein, with amino-acid sequence MNSLPYSNLQGAFRSYNLRIQLSKNFNEKQLLRFSEERRFDQLENEIQILEKAIFLIEEHELEVEGINDDYELDVSRLKQRLADEEASAISRKAAADAQAAKKKRDAQERSRRALEQKKEDAQKRIRAKEKKRKEAEKKRWIIIRTPFGTIKEKKPFFIRLFEQLTKELNELNRNIGRELTTFKKNIDNELTKAKQNVDRELTDTKKNIDRELTTAKQNVDRELTERKADIDRELTTAKANLDRELSALKVNIDRELTITKTNLDRELTTAKENLDRELTTARENAEREVEETFEKLKSVIETYSEPKNLLRLAIVYAASVYGGPMGAAFANSILDKLENPNMSEEDLLRSFCVGAVASYAGQNASSLGVSQSVARSIGQDVGEVVFKGKVFSAEEFVTGIATNSIEVSDVLEVDNPVVHSALVSAKNVAVSQMVAGEAINLEEIGDAFIEGAAKSMVDQVVESVVDSVIEEAESIVMKLKNHIDPIEKLINDSLDSLPVEQINKIKDDLEELKNAINEQAAQLSFSKSYNQLLPEQLISIEFMNAIDDAAVSLSKNADWADSELARLVETESSRSPAAIVPVINIGIRALSAGLAAYDAYNKYELAKEISDELEEGATIGEVIRSRQDEIIIEVATTVGVATLLKGAIKTSNIVKANMSMIDDGFKINNPYPKGVDLKAPDNHPLAKYPYDDRVINSKDPQHDFPFYIDQFVEENKKFIRKDKHGIEHNVWYVRGSAKTGNWRTYNEGNPLREEFKEGIYEFMINKKNGTLHHRQFKSFKRLPEEERIQLRSLGEDIPQ; translated from the coding sequence ATGAATTCACTACCATATTCAAATCTTCAAGGGGCATTCCGTTCTTATAATCTAAGGATACAGCTTAGCAAAAATTTCAATGAGAAACAGTTATTACGCTTTTCTGAAGAACGAAGATTCGATCAATTAGAAAATGAAATCCAAATATTAGAGAAGGCTATTTTTTTAATTGAAGAACATGAACTGGAAGTAGAAGGAATTAATGATGATTATGAGCTAGATGTTAGTCGGTTAAAGCAACGCCTAGCTGATGAAGAAGCTTCTGCCATTTCAAGAAAAGCCGCTGCGGATGCTCAAGCCGCAAAAAAGAAAAGGGATGCTCAAGAACGTAGTAGAAGGGCCTTAGAACAGAAAAAAGAAGATGCTCAAAAACGGATACGTGCAAAAGAAAAAAAAAGAAAAGAAGCTGAAAAAAAACGCTGGATAATAATTAGAACTCCATTTGGTACAATAAAAGAAAAAAAACCTTTTTTTATCAGACTTTTTGAACAGCTCACTAAAGAATTAAATGAACTAAATAGGAATATCGGTCGTGAACTTACAACATTTAAAAAGAATATTGATAACGAACTAACTAAAGCTAAACAGAACGTTGATCGTGAACTTACAGATACAAAAAAGAACATTGATCGCGAACTAACTACTGCCAAGCAGAATGTTGATCGTGAACTGACCGAGAGGAAAGCTGATATAGATCGTGAACTGACCACTGCAAAAGCTAATTTAGACAGAGAACTATCTGCTTTAAAGGTCAACATTGATCGTGAGTTAACAATCACAAAGACAAACTTAGATCGTGAACTGACAACAGCTAAGGAAAATTTAGACCGTGAATTAACAACCGCTCGCGAAAATGCTGAGAGAGAAGTTGAAGAAACATTCGAAAAATTAAAGTCTGTAATTGAGACATATAGTGAACCCAAAAACCTTCTAAGGTTAGCAATAGTATATGCAGCCTCTGTTTATGGTGGCCCTATGGGGGCTGCATTCGCAAATAGTATTTTGGATAAGCTAGAAAATCCCAATATGAGTGAAGAAGATTTGTTAAGATCTTTTTGTGTAGGTGCGGTAGCCAGTTATGCGGGTCAAAACGCCAGTTCTCTGGGAGTTTCACAATCTGTAGCAAGAAGTATTGGTCAGGATGTTGGAGAGGTAGTTTTTAAGGGGAAAGTATTTAGTGCAGAGGAATTTGTAACTGGTATTGCAACTAACTCTATTGAAGTATCTGATGTTTTAGAAGTTGATAATCCCGTAGTGCATTCTGCACTAGTATCCGCAAAAAATGTCGCAGTATCACAGATGGTTGCTGGTGAAGCTATAAATCTTGAAGAAATTGGTGATGCCTTTATTGAAGGAGCAGCTAAATCGATGGTAGATCAAGTCGTAGAATCTGTAGTTGACTCTGTAATTGAAGAAGCAGAATCAATTGTTATGAAGTTAAAAAATCACATTGATCCTATAGAAAAACTTATAAATGACTCTTTAGATTCTCTTCCTGTTGAACAAATAAATAAGATTAAAGATGATTTAGAAGAATTAAAGAATGCCATAAATGAGCAAGCAGCGCAACTATCATTTTCTAAAAGTTATAATCAACTACTTCCTGAACAACTCATTTCAATTGAGTTTATGAATGCCATTGACGATGCCGCAGTTTCATTATCGAAAAATGCTGACTGGGCAGACTCAGAATTAGCTCGACTAGTTGAAACTGAATCGAGTAGGTCTCCTGCGGCAATAGTTCCTGTGATAAATATTGGTATCAGAGCATTATCTGCTGGTTTAGCTGCATATGACGCTTATAATAAATATGAATTAGCTAAAGAAATTAGTGATGAGCTAGAAGAAGGCGCTACCATAGGTGAGGTCATTAGGTCGAGGCAAGATGAAATTATTATCGAGGTGGCAACCACTGTCGGTGTAGCTACCTTATTGAAGGGTGCAATCAAGACTTCTAATATCGTCAAAGCTAACATGAGTATGATTGATGACGGCTTCAAAATAAACAATCCTTATCCTAAAGGTGTAGATCTTAAGGCCCCAGATAACCATCCGCTTGCTAAATACCCATATGATGATCGTGTGATCAATTCGAAAGACCCCCAACATGACTTTCCATTTTATATTGATCAATTCGTAGAGGAAAATAAGAAGTTCATACGTAAGGATAAGCATGGAATTGAACATAATGTTTGGTATGTGCGAGGAAGTGCTAAAACTGGCAATTGGAGGACTTATAATGAAGGCAACCCACTTCGAGAAGAGTTTAAGGAAGGTATTTATGAATTTATGATAAATAAGAAAAATGGTACTTTACATCATCGACAATTCAAGAGCTTTAAACGATTGCCTGAGGAGGAGCGTATTCAGCTTAGAAGCTTAGGAGAGGATATTCCTCAGTAG
- a CDS encoding tyrosine-type recombinase/integrase — protein sequence MCRKKVTVHTLQHSFATHLLEVGVGLRYIQLLLEHTS from the coding sequence ATGTGCCGAAAGAAGGTAACTGTACATACTTTACAACATAGTTTTGCTACTCACCTTTTAGAAGTTGGAGTAGGTTTAAGATATATACAATTATTATTAGAACATACCTCCTAA
- a CDS encoding YdeI/OmpD-associated family protein — MTYSAEQIISQLDKRKGGYFYIKLDADIINQFEQKKKTRLICTLDNKLTIRCGLNHLGDGHFYIILSKKNLELIHKKLGDTVHLHIKEDPDPLGVDIPKVLEILLEQDEVIKQKFNQLTLGKRRSIIYQINRIKNIDKQIERCSQLILSS, encoded by the coding sequence ATGACCTATTCAGCTGAACAAATCATTTCACAACTCGATAAAAGAAAAGGAGGCTACTTTTACATAAAATTGGATGCTGATATCATCAATCAGTTTGAACAGAAAAAGAAGACGCGTTTGATTTGTACTTTAGATAATAAGCTTACTATTCGTTGTGGACTAAATCACTTAGGTGATGGTCACTTTTATATCATTTTATCAAAAAAGAATCTAGAACTCATTCATAAAAAATTGGGAGACACTGTTCATTTACATATTAAAGAAGACCCCGACCCTTTAGGTGTTGATATACCTAAAGTACTTGAAATCCTCTTAGAACAAGATGAAGTTATTAAACAAAAATTCAATCAACTTACTTTAGGGAAAAGGAGAAGTATTATTTATCAAATCAATCGGATTAAGAATATTGATAAGCAGATTGAGCGTTGTAGTCAGTTGATATTGTCTTCTTGA
- a CDS encoding CobW family GTP-binding protein: protein MSQSNRIPVVILNGFLGSGKTTLFRNLLNQSTKYEIPVSAIVNDMSELDVDGELLGTTEAVEDDTSILESIHNCLISSEKGIEKMEQAIKKLLAHQAPKLIIIETSGSSHPMPLIEYFKNQSALKLVGVFALVDSLMLGQDFNYGEHLVPRFQHNLSTGKRDTVNLLVEQILFCNHLFLTKSDRIAKDKIEVISSQVKSINPFVYTHSLYYGQLDIHAILELDEYDYSKVASLTKELQPALNAEQKEDRPYNMATRVIKDVRPFHPQRLWKVCHEYLDQRIYRSKGFFWLASRDKLSLVWNQAAGGISLEIIGSWRSGILEDEDNGLVEEEITFLKEMVAKDPGRFGDRQCDLTVIGDASQVDRFTEALKSCFLTEKEIELYQNGFEFEDPWPKNILRVKGE, encoded by the coding sequence ATGAGTCAGTCGAATAGAATTCCCGTTGTGATCTTGAATGGATTTCTTGGGTCAGGAAAAACCACTTTATTTAGAAATTTATTGAACCAATCTACTAAATATGAGATTCCTGTAAGTGCCATCGTGAATGATATGTCTGAACTTGATGTGGATGGTGAATTATTGGGTACAACTGAAGCGGTAGAAGATGATACGAGTATATTGGAATCTATCCATAACTGTTTAATAAGTAGTGAAAAAGGGATTGAGAAAATGGAGCAGGCGATTAAAAAATTGCTAGCACATCAGGCCCCTAAGTTGATAATTATTGAAACATCAGGAAGTAGCCACCCGATGCCTTTGATTGAATATTTTAAGAATCAGTCGGCGTTAAAGCTTGTCGGTGTTTTTGCTCTTGTAGATAGTTTGATGCTTGGTCAAGATTTCAATTATGGGGAACATTTAGTTCCTAGATTCCAACATAACTTGAGTACGGGAAAGAGAGATACAGTAAATCTTTTAGTGGAACAAATTCTGTTTTGTAATCACTTATTCCTTACTAAAAGTGATCGAATTGCAAAAGATAAAATCGAGGTAATTTCTTCTCAAGTCAAAAGTATCAACCCATTTGTCTATACTCACTCTTTATATTATGGACAATTAGATATTCATGCTATCCTAGAACTTGATGAATACGATTACTCCAAAGTCGCTTCATTAACCAAAGAACTACAACCTGCACTCAACGCAGAACAAAAAGAAGATCGTCCTTACAATATGGCTACAAGGGTAATAAAAGATGTTCGACCATTCCACCCTCAACGCCTTTGGAAGGTGTGTCATGAATACCTAGACCAAAGAATCTATAGAAGTAAAGGCTTTTTCTGGCTAGCAAGCCGCGATAAACTTTCTTTAGTATGGAATCAAGCTGCAGGCGGAATCAGTTTAGAAATTATCGGATCTTGGAGATCAGGCATCTTAGAAGATGAAGATAATGGCCTTGTGGAAGAAGAAATCACATTCCTAAAAGAGATGGTGGCTAAAGACCCAGGCCGTTTCGGTGATAGACAATGCGACTTAACTGTCATCGGCGATGCCTCACAAGTCGACCGATTTACTGAAGCCTTAAAGTCATGCTTTCTCACGGAAAAGGAAATTGAGCTTTATCAAAATGGATTTGAGTTTGAGGATCCGTGGCCTAAGAACATACTTCGTGTGAAAGGAGAATGA